The following are encoded together in the Bacillus cereus group sp. RP43 genome:
- a CDS encoding DUF3993 domain-containing protein translates to MKKYGIWFVLFICVAFLVGYSVTTVLGKEEVKVDRKEVFTTIQKGYETQFSIRGKQISMNKMIATLSPYFTNNFLQVFTDENSRNEKQSGEYLLPAKEAPFSFNSETKMSYDEEHKNLYVYERAKSGQYQIVTLQKDNGKWKLAGYHESQELLTEIKRLQQL, encoded by the coding sequence ATGAAGAAATATGGAATATGGTTTGTTCTATTTATATGTGTTGCCTTTCTAGTTGGTTATAGTGTTACAACTGTTTTAGGAAAAGAAGAAGTGAAAGTGGATCGGAAAGAAGTGTTTACAACGATACAAAAAGGTTATGAAACGCAATTTTCAATTCGCGGGAAGCAAATATCTATGAATAAGATGATAGCGACGTTATCACCATATTTTACAAATAATTTCCTTCAAGTTTTTACAGATGAAAACAGTAGAAATGAAAAACAAAGTGGTGAATATTTACTTCCAGCAAAAGAAGCTCCGTTTTCCTTTAATTCAGAAACAAAAATGTCTTATGATGAAGAACATAAAAATTTATATGTCTACGAGCGGGCAAAGAGTGGACAATATCAAATTGTGACATTGCAAAAGGATAATGGAAAATGGAAATTAGCAGGGTATCATGAAAGTCAGGAACTGTTGACTGAAATAAAAAGGTTACAACAATTATGA
- a CDS encoding glutaredoxin family protein, with the protein MKKIEVYTQPDCPPCTIVKEFLKHNNVVYEEFDVKKDAAARNRLLSDYESYSTPTVVIDGEVVAGFQIEKLQQLLGIE; encoded by the coding sequence ATGAAAAAAATTGAGGTTTATACACAACCTGATTGTCCGCCTTGTACCATTGTAAAAGAATTTTTAAAACATAATAACGTTGTATACGAAGAATTTGACGTAAAAAAAGACGCTGCTGCACGCAATCGTCTTTTATCCGACTATGAATCCTATTCAACTCCAACAGTTGTAATTGACGGAGAAGTTGTCGCAGGGTTTCAAATTGAAAAATTACAACAGCTACTCGGTATAGAATAG
- a CDS encoding YkuJ family protein, whose protein sequence is MSLLQGILTRLVSLQEQAESGEVAQRYFEVNGERKCSVKFFDKSEMYELEVYQPGEKPQVYQFDNIDMVAIEIYDIIS, encoded by the coding sequence ATGTCTCTACTCCAAGGAATTTTAACTCGACTTGTTAGTCTACAAGAACAAGCTGAAAGCGGTGAAGTAGCACAACGCTATTTTGAAGTGAACGGTGAGCGCAAATGTAGCGTGAAATTTTTCGATAAAAGTGAAATGTATGAGTTAGAAGTGTATCAACCAGGTGAAAAGCCTCAAGTGTATCAATTCGATAACATCGATATGGTTGCAATTGAGATTTACGATATCATTTCTTGA
- a CDS encoding ribonuclease H-like YkuK family protein — protein sequence MDGEHTFYNVSERHLNFDMVFNRICNFIEKDPRNLYRLSIGTDSQAHQKDTRFITAIHIHRVGKGAWGCLHHKSVKNKPATLREKIYLETQFSQEIAYLFTPNHIQTIWDLLHPYAQEGAGFIMEIHLDIGNDGLTKEFILDMTMKIQAMGLTAKIKPDAYAAFSYANRYTK from the coding sequence GTGGACGGTGAGCATACATTTTATAATGTTTCAGAGAGACATTTGAATTTTGATATGGTATTTAACCGCATTTGTAATTTCATTGAAAAGGATCCACGAAATTTATATCGATTATCCATTGGGACAGACTCACAAGCGCATCAAAAGGATACGAGGTTTATTACAGCGATACATATTCATCGGGTTGGCAAAGGAGCATGGGGATGTTTGCATCATAAATCAGTGAAAAATAAGCCAGCAACGTTGCGAGAGAAAATATATTTAGAAACACAGTTTAGTCAAGAAATCGCCTATCTATTTACTCCCAATCATATACAAACAATATGGGATTTATTGCACCCATACGCTCAAGAGGGAGCAGGATTCATAATGGAAATTCATTTAGATATCGGGAATGATGGTTTAACAAAAGAATTTATTTTAGATATGACGATGAAAATTCAAGCAATGGGATTAACAGCAAAAATTAAACCAGATGCTTATGCGGCATTTAGTTATGCGAACAGATATACGAAATAA
- the abbA gene encoding antirepressor AbbA: MEKEFVLTREEENLLLDILFQQNYASEILAVELTDIENGLKQTDVTQYKKITRLFYRLKNKGY; encoded by the coding sequence ATGGAAAAGGAATTTGTTTTAACAAGAGAAGAAGAAAATTTATTGTTGGATATTCTGTTTCAGCAAAATTACGCGAGCGAAATTTTAGCGGTGGAGCTTACAGACATTGAGAATGGTTTAAAACAGACAGATGTGACGCAATATAAAAAAATCACAAGATTATTTTACCGATTAAAAAATAAAGGGTATTAA
- the cbpB gene encoding cyclic-di-AMP-binding protein CbpB has translation MISIPKDEFQQILVKDLMISSEKVAHVQIGNGLEHALLVLVKSGYSAIPVLDPMYKLHGLISTAMILDGILGLERIEFERLENMKVEQVMKEEIPVLMLEDSFAKALEMTIDHPFICAVNEEGYFEGILTRRAILKLLNKKVRQHNR, from the coding sequence ATGATTAGTATTCCGAAAGATGAGTTTCAACAAATTCTTGTGAAGGATTTAATGATTTCATCAGAAAAAGTAGCACATGTCCAAATAGGGAATGGTTTAGAACATGCTTTACTCGTTCTTGTGAAATCTGGATATTCGGCGATTCCTGTTTTAGATCCTATGTATAAATTACATGGGTTAATTAGTACTGCTATGATTTTAGATGGTATTTTAGGATTAGAGCGCATTGAGTTTGAAAGACTTGAGAATATGAAAGTGGAACAAGTGATGAAGGAAGAGATTCCAGTTCTTATGTTAGAAGATTCTTTTGCAAAAGCTTTAGAAATGACAATTGATCATCCTTTTATTTGCGCTGTCAATGAAGAAGGTTACTTCGAGGGTATTTTAACACGTCGGGCTATTTTAAAATTGTTGAATAAAAAAGTGAGACAGCATAATCGATAA
- a CDS encoding LysR family transcriptional regulator, with protein MEAKERGRKLQIDDFQMMVVLAQESNMRKAAERLFVSQPALSQRLQSMEKQWGMKFFIRSQKGLTITPEGEKVANYAKEMLQREENIKSELALFRTETYGTLKIAVASVIGQYWLPPVLKKFVQKYPSVKISLFTGWSSEVQKQFYEGDVHVAILRGTQEYKGQKQQLFEDELYLVDKEIKDITMLKETNRPFIQFKSDSTYYGQIQNWWYGLFSNPPKRTIVVDQIETCKQLVLNGIGYALLPSTVLKEVQENMYKTPVQLTRETWLLTSDSARQLKQVQAFLEIIEEIQMEK; from the coding sequence ATGGAAGCTAAGGAAAGAGGGAGAAAGTTGCAAATTGATGATTTTCAAATGATGGTTGTGTTAGCGCAGGAATCAAATATGAGAAAAGCGGCGGAACGTTTATTTGTTTCCCAACCTGCGCTTAGTCAACGATTACAATCTATGGAGAAACAATGGGGAATGAAATTTTTTATTCGTTCACAAAAAGGATTGACAATTACACCTGAAGGGGAAAAAGTTGCAAATTATGCAAAAGAAATGTTACAACGGGAAGAGAATATTAAAAGTGAACTGGCTCTTTTTAGAACGGAAACATACGGTACGTTAAAAATAGCTGTTGCATCAGTCATTGGCCAATATTGGCTTCCACCTGTTTTGAAAAAATTTGTGCAAAAGTATCCTTCTGTGAAGATATCTCTGTTTACTGGCTGGAGTAGTGAAGTGCAAAAGCAATTTTATGAAGGAGACGTTCACGTCGCCATATTAAGAGGGACACAAGAATATAAAGGTCAGAAGCAACAATTATTTGAAGATGAATTATACTTAGTTGATAAAGAAATAAAAGATATTACAATGTTGAAAGAGACAAATAGACCTTTTATTCAATTTAAAAGTGATTCGACTTACTATGGACAAATACAAAATTGGTGGTATGGATTATTTTCCAATCCACCTAAGCGAACGATTGTAGTTGACCAAATTGAAACGTGCAAACAGCTTGTTTTAAATGGTATAGGCTATGCTCTTTTACCTTCGACTGTTTTAAAAGAAGTGCAGGAAAACATGTATAAAACACCTGTTCAATTAACGAGAGAAACATGGTTATTGACGAGTGACTCGGCAAGGCAGTTGAAGCAAGTGCAAGCATTTTTAGAAATTATAGAAGAAATTCAAATGGAAAAATAA